A stretch of DNA from Pogoniulus pusillus isolate bPogPus1 chromosome 8, bPogPus1.pri, whole genome shotgun sequence:
ttgattggaatgggctgcccagggaggtggtggagtcaccatccctggaggtgttcaataaacgactggctgaggcacttagtgccaaggtcaaGTTGatcggacagggctgggtgctaggttagactggatgatcttggaggtcttttccaacctggttgattctatgattctataagatccTCTTCCCACTTCAACTGTATGTTTTATGTATTGATGTGTATTTCAAGAGCATTGATTTAGCAGGAAAATCTTaattctgtgttgtttttttgcAGACCACCAGACatagagctgctgaaggagggaCAGAGGTATGCTGAacaccatttttttttgttgttgttatgtgCATTTACAGTTAGAAATGTTAGTATCCTAGCAGATTAAAAGGAAATCTTTGATTTCCTGTGTTGTGGAAAAGACCTTATTAGAACCTACACAAAGGATTGTTTGTCTTGTTTGACTTCTTCCTTTGTGATTCTAAACCAGCATGTTTGATTTGTATGATTTAGTGTACAGCTGCTCTTGGCTTGTGTGTCCTAATTGATCCTGTTGAAATCTGAAACAAAGACACTGTTTGTACTTTTCATATTTCACACCATCTATTCTTTATAAAGAAAATGCTACCAATTATATGTGATGAAAGCTTTTGTACCTCTTAATCTGAAATGTCTGTGTCAGCTAAAGTGAAATAGTAGTACTCTGTCATCTCTCTGTACCTTGctgtgttttgtggttttgtttgttttcttctgcaaCACATAGCCATTAGGTGGCAAACTTGTATGTTAaaaccagctctgctttctccctgATCTTAGGGTACTTGATTCCTATATGTCAAGATGCCTATCTTTAATTTAATGTCTATACTTGTTGTCTTGGTTAGAGAATGTTGCCATTCTTTTAGATGAATAGCCATGTCTTATTTCATTGATGCCTTGTGTTTTCTGTGACAGTGGACAGTCTGGAGATGAGGTGAAACTACGTGATGAAGTAATTAAAGTATCTGACATTGAAAACCCTAATCCATGTGAATCTGGCTCTCATGATACAGCCAGCGACAGCAATAGTGATACTGAACAAGAATTTGTTTCTTCTGTCCTACCAGAAAGTCAGTCAAATTCAGCTAATTTTGTACAGCAGTTGCACAGAAACACCATCCTCAAAAAGAAGCATGCTCAGAAAGTCAGCTCCAGCCCTACGACTGAAGATTCACGTGTGGAGAAAGCCACTGAACAGCTATCTAATTGTAATTTAGATGCTCGGGAAGAAAGGCATCCTTGCCCTGTTCTTAATGAAATAACTACACTACCTTCAAAAACAACTCCAGAGAAATCAAGTGCTTCAGACAACTGTGAACATACCTGGGGTTCACAGGTAGTTTTTCTAGGTGTAAGCAAAAGAGTGGTAGAACATCTTAAAAGAACACTGACTAACTCAAAAGAACATAAAACCCCTGAAGTGAGGCATCCAGTTGATTCCAAAGGCAGTTTATTAGAAGTGCTTAAGCAAACACTTATGGAATGGAGGACTGAGGAAACTTTAAAATTTCTCTATGGCCCAAACTACACTTTCTGTTCATTGGAGCACCTATCATCTGCCAACCAGGAGAGTGAAGAACTTGATGAGGATGACTTAGACACAGCTGATGATTCTACCACTGTTGTTACAGAGCGGTCTGAAAACAGTTTGAACTATTCTTTACCTTTCACAGGCCCAGGTGAAGTAGTTAAGTCTGTGCCTAGTTATGAAAAGTTGAAAGAAGAGACAAAGTTCCTAGAACTCAGAGTAAAGGAGTTCTATAAAGGAAAGTGCATCTTGGCTGAAGAGGCAATGACCCATGCACAAGCAGAGGAAAACCCTAGCAAGAACAAAGTAAGTGTCCAGTGCAATGGTGTCAGGGCTATATAGAACCTGCTTTCAAACAACTGTTACAAGTGCTTTGTTCCTCTCATCATAAGTGTAAGTAACTaacagggaaggagaaaagtaGCTTAGCTGTACAGTCTGTGTTGAGTGACATTAGCAAGCTTCTGTCCATTAAAAAATGACTGGACAGAAAATAATtacattggggttttttttccattggagATAGGAGCTTTGTTATGTTTAAGCATTTATTGCTAAGCTGTGACTATTTTGATGCATTGACTTTAATTAAATACCTTTAAAAACTTTTTTTGTCTGATACAGGATGATCAGCAGGGAGATCTCACCTTTCCACTTGTTGATTCAAATGCACAAATGCAGATTAGGAAGCGAATTGTCCTTGAAAAACTGAGGAAAGTGTAAGTATCCTTTGCTTTGGTAGAGGTCAAGCTGAAGTTGGTGCTCATTCTTCATTGTTTTGGGAAGAATCTAAACTACTTTTTGGCATCctggccacacaggaacagtgtggccagtaggacaagggaggttattcttcccctgtactcagcactggtcaggccacaccttgagtgctgtgtccagttttgggcccctcaattcaagagaggtgttgaggtgctgggaggtgtccagagaaaaagctggtgaagggcctggaacacaaactctatgaggaaaggctgagggagctggggttgtt
This window harbors:
- the RPAP2 gene encoding putative RNA polymerase II subunit B1 CTD phosphatase RPAP2 isoform X1, with the translated sequence MMAAGKQSGGAKGKLSRRRAGNKHSAALESEDAAQRRAALESALRKKIECEKKALYIVEQLLEENITEEFLLNSGKCITPAHYKDIVDERSIIKLCGYPLCQNKLENVPKQKYRISTKTNRVYDITERKCFCSNFCYRASKYFAAQISTSPVWMREEEKPPDIELLKEGQSGQSGDEVKLRDEVIKVSDIENPNPCESGSHDTASDSNSDTEQEFVSSVLPESQSNSANFVQQLHRNTILKKKHAQKVSSSPTTEDSRVEKATEQLSNCNLDAREERHPCPVLNEITTLPSKTTPEKSSASDNCEHTWGSQVVFLGVSKRVVEHLKRTLTNSKEHKTPEVRHPVDSKGSLLEVLKQTLMEWRTEETLKFLYGPNYTFCSLEHLSSANQESEELDEDDLDTADDSTTVVTERSENSLNYSLPFTGPGEVVKSVPSYEKLKEETKFLELRVKEFYKGKCILAEEAMTHAQAEENPSKNKDDQQGDLTFPLVDSNAQMQIRKRIVLEKLRKVLPAVLGPLQITLGDVYTELKSLVKTFRLTNRNIIHKMPEWTLIAIVLLSILPQTTPLFKNPQTSPTYTQFLSTLLEELHFKNEDLESLTGIFRKDCLLE
- the RPAP2 gene encoding putative RNA polymerase II subunit B1 CTD phosphatase RPAP2 isoform X2, translating into MMAAGKQSGGAKGKLSRRRAGNKHSAALESEDAAQRRAALESALRKKIECEKKALYIVEQLLEENITEEFLLNSGKCITPAHYKDIVDERSIIKLCGYPLCQNKLENVPKQKYRISTKTNRVYDITERKCFCSNFCYRASKYFAAQISTSPVWMREEEKPPDIELLKEGQSGQSGDEVKLRDEVIKVSDIENPNPCESGSHDTASDSNSDTEQEFVSSVLPESQSNSANFVQQLHRNTILKKKHAQKVSSSPTTEDSRVEKATEQLSNCNLDAREERHPCPVLNEITTLPSKTTPEKSSASDNCEHTWGSQVVFLGVSKRVVEHLKRTLTNSKEHKTPEVRHPVDSKGSLLEVLKQTLMEWRTEETLKFLYGPNYTFCSLEHLSSANQESEELDEDDLDTADDSTTVVTERSENSLNYSLPFTGPGEVVKSVPSYEKLKEETKFLELRVKEFYKGKCILAEEAMTHAQAEENPSKNKDDQQGDLTFPLVDSNAQMQIRKRIVLEKLRKVLPAVLGPLQITLGDVYTELKSLVKTFRLTNRNIIHKMPEWTLIAIVLLSISKYAEQSKGLKQLWSEPWLLNGFIGIA